One Solanum pennellii chromosome 9, SPENNV200 DNA segment encodes these proteins:
- the LOC107031308 gene encoding TOM1-like protein 6, producing the protein MISSLGATSSSSSSSSSSAAVRVEKATSEFLIGPDWTMNIDICDTINSNQWLAKDVVKAVKKRLQHKNPKVQLLALTLMETMVKNCGDNVHFQITERTILQDMVKIVKKKTDMHVRDKVLVLLDSWQEAFGGPGGKYPQYYWVYEELRRAGVEFPKRSFDTAPIFTPPVTHPAPRQAQPGYGMPNNSSTRLDEAMAADVGNLSLSSINSMRDVADLLADMLQAATPGDRLAVKDEVIVDLVDRCRSNQKKLMQMLTTTGDEELLAQGLELNDNLQTVLAKHDAIASGSPLPTQVPNDNFSAREMHDPSLKPVEVKPPSPIADVKPSAPVLVATAGQIDEEEDEEDDFAQLARRHSKTSPAAQTSEGMVSANASNSMGEPLDPVASNALILRDPPATSTKEQDIIDLLSLTLSSSVYPETSQNSASATQNTHQEPLASTTHGNPYASQAYIGYQDQSFNSYVAPWAQPQPQHHSPPQFHPQYQHQGQPQFHPQFQHPTQAQVQSQPQPHPQQQPQSQLHLQSRPQPSTQPQRQQPQESSLQSQHTSQQLPQSPVQPELNQQPRTQQELRPQSQPLSPRTQTQFPQYSAYPPPPWAATPGYLSNPSPSSRPTYMYSTPQAATNTPVSLQATRPIQNVNSFPNMGSNGIAINGDTQVHPHPKTTPASGQKTFIPSYRLFEDLNVFGNSDQRHNSSSGLSGTNSQSMVGGRK; encoded by the exons atgatttcatcATTGGGTGCGACTTCTTCTTCgtcttcatcatcatcttcatcagCTGCTGTTCGTGTTGAGAAGGCAACGAGCGAGTTCTTGATAGGTCCTGATTGGACTATGAATATTGATATTTGTGATACAATCAATTCTAACCAATG GTTGGCAAAAGATGTCGTCAAAGCTGTGAAAAAGAGGTTGCAGCACAAGAACCCCAAAGTTCAGCTACTCGCTTTAACA CTTATGGAGACAATGGTGAAGAACTGTGGTGATAATGTGCATTTTCAAATTACTGAAAGAACTATACTGCAAGACATGGTCAAAATTGTAAAGAAGAAG ACTGATATGCATGTGAGAGATAAAGTGCTAGTACTACTGGACTCTTGGCAAGAAGCATTTGGTGGCCCTGGAGGAAAGTATCCCCAGTATTATTGGGTTTATGAAGAATTGAGG CGTGCTGGTGTTGAATTTCCCAAGCGTTCATTTGATACAGCTCCCATCTTTACTCCTCCTGTTACTCATCCTGCACCAAGACAAGCGCAACCTGGTTATGGAATGCCAAACAATTCCTCAACAAGACTTGACGAGGCCATGGCAGCAGACGTGGGAAACTTAAG CTTGTCCAGCATAAATTCTATGAGGGATGTTGCTGATCTGTTGGCTGATATGCTACAAGCTGCGACCCCAGGCGATCGTTTG GCTGTAAAGGATGAAGTTATAGTTGATCTTGTTGATCGGTGTCGCTCTAACCAGAAGAAGTTGATGCAAATGTTAACAACAACAGG GGATGAAGAACTTCTTGCCCAGGGTCTTGAATTGAATGATAACCTCCAAACTGTACTGGCTAAACATGATGCAATAGCTTCTGGTTCTCCACTCCCAACTCAAGTCCCAAATGACAACTTCTCTGCAAGAGAAATGCATGATCCAAGCCTCAAACCTGTTGAAGTTAAGCCACCCAGTCCAATAGCAGATGTCAAACCTTCTGCACCAGTTCTTGTAGCAACCGCAGGTCAAATTGATGAAGAGGAAGATGAGGAAGATGACTTTGCTCAACTAGCTCGAAG ACATTCAAAAACAAGTCCAGCAGCTCAAACAAGTGAAGGAATGGTCTCTGCCAATGCTAGTAATTCTATGGGAGAACCATTGGATCCTGTTGCAAGCAATGCATTAATTCTTCGTGACCCACCTGCAACATCCACGAAAGAGCAAGACATAATTGACCTCTTGAGCCTCACCTTGTCATCAAGTGTTTATCCCGAAACATCACAAAATTCTGCTTCAGCTACTCAAAACACGCATCAGGAGCCGCTTGCCTCAACCACACATGGAAATCCATATGCATCTCAAGCTTATATTGGGTATCAAGATCAGAGCTTTAACAGTTATGTAGCTCCTTGGGCTCAGCCCCAACCCCAGCATCATTCACCACCCCAGTTTCATCCTCAATATCAACACCAAGGCCAACCTCAGTTTCATCCTCAATTTCAACACCCAACCCAAGCCCAGGTCCAGTCCCAACCTCAGCCTCATCCACAGCAACAACCTCAATCACAACTTCATCTTCAATCCCGACCCCAACCATCCACTCAGCCTCAACGGCAGCAACCCCAAGAATCTTCATTACAGTCTCAGCATACATCACAACAGCTTCCACAATCTCCTGTGCAACCTGAACTGAACCAACAACCTAGAACTCAGCAAGAACTTCGTCCTCAGTCTCAACCGTTATCACCACGTACTCAGACTCAGTTCCCACAGTACTCTGCTTATCCACCTCCACCTTGGGCAGCAACTCCCGGATATCTGAGCAATCCAAGTCCTTCGTCTAGACCAACCTACATGTACTCAACTCCACAAGCAGCCACAAATACACCCGTGTCTTTGCAAGCCACTAGACCCATACAGAATGTTAACTCGTTCCCTAATATGGGAAGCAATGGTATAGCTATTAATGGTGACACTCAAGTTCATCCCCACCCCAAGACAACTCCTGCTTCTGGTCAAAAAACCTTCATTCCATCTTATAGGCTGTTTGAAGATCTTAATGTTTTTGGCAACAGCGATCAAAGACACAACTCATCTTCTGGTCTATCAGGAACTAACAGCCAAAGTATGGTTGGTGGACGAAAATGA